A single Ctenopharyngodon idella isolate HZGC_01 chromosome 22, HZGC01, whole genome shotgun sequence DNA region contains:
- the rap1gapa gene encoding rap1 GTPase-activating protein 1 isoform X1, giving the protein MIYDAPAPCCCTRGIVHLDVMVNELVLEPSQLQVDKTFSRARSLWKQDGGEPCISNTLDPSLFQPSLPHTGPAFLKTTDLFEMIEKMQSNRMDEQRCTLPPPLKTEEDYIPYPSVHEVLGRKSPFPLILLPQFGGYWIEGTNHELSNGIDPEQLLSPTSRFKLECNTTAKIYRKHFLGKEHFNYYTVDSALGHLVFSMKYDVIGDQEHLRLMLRTKMKTYHDVIPISCLTEFPNIVQMAKLVCEEVNVDRFFPVLYPKASRLIVTFDEHVISNNFKFGVIYQKFGQTSEEELFGNNEESPALVEFLEFLGHKIELHDFKGFRGGLDVTHGQTGSESVYHNFHNKEIMFHVSTKLPFTDGDTQQLQRKRHIGNDIVAIVFQEESTPFVPDMIASNFLHAYVVVQVENACSDNVLYKVSVTARDDVPFFGPPLPNPAIFKKGPEFHEFLLTKLINAEYACYKAEKFAKLEERTRSALLETLYEELHINSQAMMGLGGEEDKLENGGGGGGGFFESFKRVIRSRSQSLDTMGLNIRKYTVSNSHSGSFTHNNINHHSPESPKTPGISLLVPGKSPSKYGRRGSAIGIGTIEESLIIPGKSPTRKKSGPFNSRRSSAIGIENIQEVQEKRIAALLSEDRTVLCLSLPSVTLKNGRLIVDPSNSRECSPSTQKTPDSGHASQDPKSENSSNQSSPEVLITKNSSSIYCRAPSIPEAHDLSRSSSNASSFASVVEENETEATEDYDTGMESLSSADTPHKRDSFTYSTWLEDNMSTTSTTISGRTQQLDGGKNQEQNRTDVRIKLERPHDHKSTSNC; this is encoded by the exons ACTactgatttatttgaaatgattgAGAAAATGCAG AGCAACAGAATGGACGAGCAACGATgcactcttcctcctcctctcaaA ACTGAGGAAGACTACATCCCTTACCCCAGCGTCCATGAG GTTCTCGGCAGAAAGAGTCCATTTCCCTTGATTCTGCTGCCCCAGTTTGGGGGTTATTGGATTGAAGGGACCAATCACGAGCTGAGCAATGGGATTGACCCGGAGCAGCTCCTGTCTCCCACCTCACGTTTCAAACTGGAGTGCAACACCACCGCTAAGATCTACAGGAAACATTTTCTGGGCAAA GAACACTTTAATTATTATACAGTGGACAGTGCCCTGGGCCACCTGGTGTTCTCCATGAAATATGATGTTATCGGGGACCAAGAGCATCTCCGTCTCATGCTCAG aacaaaaatgaaaacatatcACGACGTGATTCCAATATCTTGTCTGACCGAATTCCCTAACATTGTCCAGATGGCCAAG CTCGTCTGTGAAGAGGTGAACGTGGACCGATTTTTCCCGGTGCTTTACCCAAAG GCCTCCAGGCTCATTGTCACTTTCGACGAACACGTCATAAGCAACAACTTCAAGTTTGGAGTCATTTATCAGAAGTTTGGACAG aCTTCAGAGGAGGAGTTGTTTGGGAATAACGAGGAGAGTCCTGCTTTGGTGGAGTTTTTAGAGTTTCTGGGACATAAAATCGAGCTCCATGACTTCAAAGG GTTTCGTGGAGGGTTGGACGTGACACATGGACAGACAGGCTCTGAGTCTGTGTACCACAATTTCCACAACAAGGAGATCATGTTCCATGTGTCAACTAAGCTGCCTTTCACAGACGGTGATACACAGCAG CTACAGAGGAAGAGGCATATAGGAAATGACATTGTGGCCATCGTGTTTCAAGAGGAGAGCACTCCATTTGTGCCAGACATGATTGCTTCCAACTTCCTTCATGCCTATGTAGTGGTGCAAGTGGAAAATGCCTGTTCTGACAACGTCCTCTACAAG GTTTCGGTAACAGCGCGAGATGACGTCCCCTTCTTCGGACCACCCCTCCCCAACCCAGCCATTTTTAAGAAA GGTCCAGAGTTTCACGAATTCTTGCTTACCAAGCTCATCAATGCTGAATACGCTTGTTACAAAGCTGAAAAATTTGCCAAATTAGAG GAGCGCACCCGGTCTGCCCTGCTGGAGACGCTGTATGAGGAGCTGCACATCAACAGTCAGGCCATGATGGGGTTGGGAGGAGAGGAGGACAAACTGGAGAATGGAGGAGGAGGGGGAGGGGGCTTCTTTGAGTCTTTCAAG CGGGTGATCCGCAGCAGGAGCCAGTCTCTGGACACCATGGGCCTCAATATCAGGAAGTACACAGTCTCCAATAGTCACAGCGGCAGTTTCACCCACAACAACATCAACCACCACTCACCAGAGAGCCCCAAAACCCCTGGGATA TCATTGCTTGTCCCAGGCAAAAGTCCCAGTAAATATGGACGGCGTGGCAGTGCCATAGGAATAGGAACCATAGAAGAG TCTTTGATCATTCCTGGAAAAAGCCCAACTAGGAAAAAGTCAGGACCCTTCAACTCTCGGCGTAGCAGTGCTATCGGCATTGAGAACATCCAGGAGGTCCAGGAGAAAAG AATTGCTGCTCTGTTGTCAGAGGACAGGACAgtgctctgtctctctctacCCAGCGTCACTCTCAAGAATGGGAGGCTCATCGTGGATCCCTCCAA CAGTAGAGAGTGCTCCCCCAGCACACAGAAGACTCCCGACAGTGGCCACGCCTCTCAGGACCCCAAGTCCGAAAACTCCTCCAATCAGAGCTCTCCTGAGGTCCTCATCACCAAGAACAG TTCAAGCATTTACTGCCGGGCTCCGTCCATTCCTGAGGCTCATGACCTATCCCGCTCCTCCTCTAATGCCAGCAGCTTTGCTAGTGTGGTAGAGGAGAATGAAACAGAGGCCACAGAGGACTATGACACCGGCATG GAGAGTCTGTCGTCAGCAGATACTCCTCATAAACGAGACTCATTCACATACAGCACATGGCTAGAGGACAACATGAGCACTACCAGTACAACCA TTTCTGGCAGAACTCAACAACTGGATGGTGGAAAGAACCAGGAGCAGAACCGTACAGACGTCCGTATCAAACTTGAGCGACCGCATGACCACAAATCCACATCA AACTGCTAG
- the rap1gapa gene encoding rap1 GTPase-activating protein 1 isoform X15, with protein MIEKMQSNRMDEQRCTLPPPLKTEEDYIPYPSVHEVLGRKSPFPLILLPQFGGYWIEGTNHELSNGIDPEQLLSPTSRFKLECNTTAKIYRKHFLGKEHFNYYTVDSALGHLVFSMKYDVIGDQEHLRLMLRTKMKTYHDVIPISCLTEFPNIVQMAKLVCEEVNVDRFFPVLYPKASRLIVTFDEHVISNNFKFGVIYQKFGQTSEEELFGNNEESPALVEFLEFLGHKIELHDFKGFRGGLDVTHGQTGSESVYHNFHNKEIMFHVSTKLPFTDGDTQQLQRKRHIGNDIVAIVFQEESTPFVPDMIASNFLHAYVVVQVENACSDNVLYKVSVTARDDVPFFGPPLPNPAIFKKGPEFHEFLLTKLINAEYACYKAEKFAKLEERTRSALLETLYEELHINSQAMMGLGGEEDKLENGGGGGGGFFESFKRVIRSRSQSLDTMGLNIRKYTVSNSHSGSFTHNNINHHSPESPKTPGISLLVPGKSPSKYGRRGSAIGIGTIEESLIIPGKSPTRKKSGPFNSRRSSAIGIENIQEVQEKRIAALLSEDRTVLCLSLPSVTLKNGRLIVDPSNSRECSPSTQKTPDSGHASQDPKSENSSNQSSPEVLITKNSSSIYCRAPSIPEAHDLSRSSSNASSFASVVEENETEATEDYDTGMESLSSADTPHKRDSFTYSTWLEDNMSTTSTTISGRTQQLDGGKNQEQNRTDVRIKLERPHDHKSTSNC; from the exons atgattgAGAAAATGCAG AGCAACAGAATGGACGAGCAACGATgcactcttcctcctcctctcaaA ACTGAGGAAGACTACATCCCTTACCCCAGCGTCCATGAG GTTCTCGGCAGAAAGAGTCCATTTCCCTTGATTCTGCTGCCCCAGTTTGGGGGTTATTGGATTGAAGGGACCAATCACGAGCTGAGCAATGGGATTGACCCGGAGCAGCTCCTGTCTCCCACCTCACGTTTCAAACTGGAGTGCAACACCACCGCTAAGATCTACAGGAAACATTTTCTGGGCAAA GAACACTTTAATTATTATACAGTGGACAGTGCCCTGGGCCACCTGGTGTTCTCCATGAAATATGATGTTATCGGGGACCAAGAGCATCTCCGTCTCATGCTCAG aacaaaaatgaaaacatatcACGACGTGATTCCAATATCTTGTCTGACCGAATTCCCTAACATTGTCCAGATGGCCAAG CTCGTCTGTGAAGAGGTGAACGTGGACCGATTTTTCCCGGTGCTTTACCCAAAG GCCTCCAGGCTCATTGTCACTTTCGACGAACACGTCATAAGCAACAACTTCAAGTTTGGAGTCATTTATCAGAAGTTTGGACAG aCTTCAGAGGAGGAGTTGTTTGGGAATAACGAGGAGAGTCCTGCTTTGGTGGAGTTTTTAGAGTTTCTGGGACATAAAATCGAGCTCCATGACTTCAAAGG GTTTCGTGGAGGGTTGGACGTGACACATGGACAGACAGGCTCTGAGTCTGTGTACCACAATTTCCACAACAAGGAGATCATGTTCCATGTGTCAACTAAGCTGCCTTTCACAGACGGTGATACACAGCAG CTACAGAGGAAGAGGCATATAGGAAATGACATTGTGGCCATCGTGTTTCAAGAGGAGAGCACTCCATTTGTGCCAGACATGATTGCTTCCAACTTCCTTCATGCCTATGTAGTGGTGCAAGTGGAAAATGCCTGTTCTGACAACGTCCTCTACAAG GTTTCGGTAACAGCGCGAGATGACGTCCCCTTCTTCGGACCACCCCTCCCCAACCCAGCCATTTTTAAGAAA GGTCCAGAGTTTCACGAATTCTTGCTTACCAAGCTCATCAATGCTGAATACGCTTGTTACAAAGCTGAAAAATTTGCCAAATTAGAG GAGCGCACCCGGTCTGCCCTGCTGGAGACGCTGTATGAGGAGCTGCACATCAACAGTCAGGCCATGATGGGGTTGGGAGGAGAGGAGGACAAACTGGAGAATGGAGGAGGAGGGGGAGGGGGCTTCTTTGAGTCTTTCAAG CGGGTGATCCGCAGCAGGAGCCAGTCTCTGGACACCATGGGCCTCAATATCAGGAAGTACACAGTCTCCAATAGTCACAGCGGCAGTTTCACCCACAACAACATCAACCACCACTCACCAGAGAGCCCCAAAACCCCTGGGATA TCATTGCTTGTCCCAGGCAAAAGTCCCAGTAAATATGGACGGCGTGGCAGTGCCATAGGAATAGGAACCATAGAAGAG TCTTTGATCATTCCTGGAAAAAGCCCAACTAGGAAAAAGTCAGGACCCTTCAACTCTCGGCGTAGCAGTGCTATCGGCATTGAGAACATCCAGGAGGTCCAGGAGAAAAG AATTGCTGCTCTGTTGTCAGAGGACAGGACAgtgctctgtctctctctacCCAGCGTCACTCTCAAGAATGGGAGGCTCATCGTGGATCCCTCCAA CAGTAGAGAGTGCTCCCCCAGCACACAGAAGACTCCCGACAGTGGCCACGCCTCTCAGGACCCCAAGTCCGAAAACTCCTCCAATCAGAGCTCTCCTGAGGTCCTCATCACCAAGAACAG TTCAAGCATTTACTGCCGGGCTCCGTCCATTCCTGAGGCTCATGACCTATCCCGCTCCTCCTCTAATGCCAGCAGCTTTGCTAGTGTGGTAGAGGAGAATGAAACAGAGGCCACAGAGGACTATGACACCGGCATG GAGAGTCTGTCGTCAGCAGATACTCCTCATAAACGAGACTCATTCACATACAGCACATGGCTAGAGGACAACATGAGCACTACCAGTACAACCA TTTCTGGCAGAACTCAACAACTGGATGGTGGAAAGAACCAGGAGCAGAACCGTACAGACGTCCGTATCAAACTTGAGCGACCGCATGACCACAAATCCACATCA AACTGCTAG
- the rap1gapa gene encoding rap1 GTPase-activating protein 1 isoform X17, translating into MVNELVLEPSQLQVDKTFSRARSLWKQDGGEPCISNTLDPSLFQPSLPHTGPAFLKTTDLFEMIEKMQSNRMDEQRCTLPPPLKTEEDYIPYPSVHEVLGRKSPFPLILLPQFGGYWIEGTNHELSNGIDPEQLLSPTSRFKLECNTTAKIYRKHFLGKEHFNYYTVDSALGHLVFSMKYDVIGDQEHLRLMLRTKMKTYHDVIPISCLTEFPNIVQMAKLVCEEVNVDRFFPVLYPKASRLIVTFDEHVISNNFKFGVIYQKFGQTSEEELFGNNEESPALVEFLEFLGHKIELHDFKGFRGGLDVTHGQTGSESVYHNFHNKEIMFHVSTKLPFTDGDTQQLQRKRHIGNDIVAIVFQEESTPFVPDMIASNFLHAYVVVQVENACSDNVLYKVSVTARDDVPFFGPPLPNPAIFKKGPEFHEFLLTKLINAEYACYKAEKFAKLEERTRSALLETLYEELHINSQAMMGLGGEEDKLENGGGGGGGFFESFKSLIIPGKSPTRKKSGPFNSRRSSAIGIENIQEVQEKSSRECSPSTQKTPDSGHASQDPKSENSSNQSSPEVLITKNSSSIYCRAPSIPEAHDLSRSSSNASSFASVVEENETEATEDYDTGMESLSSADTPHKRDSFTYSTWLEDNMSTTSTTISGRTQQLDGGKNQEQNRTDVRIKLERPHDHKSTSNC; encoded by the exons ACTactgatttatttgaaatgattgAGAAAATGCAG AGCAACAGAATGGACGAGCAACGATgcactcttcctcctcctctcaaA ACTGAGGAAGACTACATCCCTTACCCCAGCGTCCATGAG GTTCTCGGCAGAAAGAGTCCATTTCCCTTGATTCTGCTGCCCCAGTTTGGGGGTTATTGGATTGAAGGGACCAATCACGAGCTGAGCAATGGGATTGACCCGGAGCAGCTCCTGTCTCCCACCTCACGTTTCAAACTGGAGTGCAACACCACCGCTAAGATCTACAGGAAACATTTTCTGGGCAAA GAACACTTTAATTATTATACAGTGGACAGTGCCCTGGGCCACCTGGTGTTCTCCATGAAATATGATGTTATCGGGGACCAAGAGCATCTCCGTCTCATGCTCAG aacaaaaatgaaaacatatcACGACGTGATTCCAATATCTTGTCTGACCGAATTCCCTAACATTGTCCAGATGGCCAAG CTCGTCTGTGAAGAGGTGAACGTGGACCGATTTTTCCCGGTGCTTTACCCAAAG GCCTCCAGGCTCATTGTCACTTTCGACGAACACGTCATAAGCAACAACTTCAAGTTTGGAGTCATTTATCAGAAGTTTGGACAG aCTTCAGAGGAGGAGTTGTTTGGGAATAACGAGGAGAGTCCTGCTTTGGTGGAGTTTTTAGAGTTTCTGGGACATAAAATCGAGCTCCATGACTTCAAAGG GTTTCGTGGAGGGTTGGACGTGACACATGGACAGACAGGCTCTGAGTCTGTGTACCACAATTTCCACAACAAGGAGATCATGTTCCATGTGTCAACTAAGCTGCCTTTCACAGACGGTGATACACAGCAG CTACAGAGGAAGAGGCATATAGGAAATGACATTGTGGCCATCGTGTTTCAAGAGGAGAGCACTCCATTTGTGCCAGACATGATTGCTTCCAACTTCCTTCATGCCTATGTAGTGGTGCAAGTGGAAAATGCCTGTTCTGACAACGTCCTCTACAAG GTTTCGGTAACAGCGCGAGATGACGTCCCCTTCTTCGGACCACCCCTCCCCAACCCAGCCATTTTTAAGAAA GGTCCAGAGTTTCACGAATTCTTGCTTACCAAGCTCATCAATGCTGAATACGCTTGTTACAAAGCTGAAAAATTTGCCAAATTAGAG GAGCGCACCCGGTCTGCCCTGCTGGAGACGCTGTATGAGGAGCTGCACATCAACAGTCAGGCCATGATGGGGTTGGGAGGAGAGGAGGACAAACTGGAGAATGGAGGAGGAGGGGGAGGGGGCTTCTTTGAGTCTTTCAAG TCTTTGATCATTCCTGGAAAAAGCCCAACTAGGAAAAAGTCAGGACCCTTCAACTCTCGGCGTAGCAGTGCTATCGGCATTGAGAACATCCAGGAGGTCCAGGAGAAAAG CAGTAGAGAGTGCTCCCCCAGCACACAGAAGACTCCCGACAGTGGCCACGCCTCTCAGGACCCCAAGTCCGAAAACTCCTCCAATCAGAGCTCTCCTGAGGTCCTCATCACCAAGAACAG TTCAAGCATTTACTGCCGGGCTCCGTCCATTCCTGAGGCTCATGACCTATCCCGCTCCTCCTCTAATGCCAGCAGCTTTGCTAGTGTGGTAGAGGAGAATGAAACAGAGGCCACAGAGGACTATGACACCGGCATG GAGAGTCTGTCGTCAGCAGATACTCCTCATAAACGAGACTCATTCACATACAGCACATGGCTAGAGGACAACATGAGCACTACCAGTACAACCA TTTCTGGCAGAACTCAACAACTGGATGGTGGAAAGAACCAGGAGCAGAACCGTACAGACGTCCGTATCAAACTTGAGCGACCGCATGACCACAAATCCACATCA AACTGCTAG
- the rap1gapa gene encoding rap1 GTPase-activating protein 1 isoform X6, whose product MPCSPFRIRRLKKFWKQDGGEPCISNTLDPSLFQPSLPHTGPAFLKTTDLFEMIEKMQSNRMDEQRCTLPPPLKTEEDYIPYPSVHEVLGRKSPFPLILLPQFGGYWIEGTNHELSNGIDPEQLLSPTSRFKLECNTTAKIYRKHFLGKEHFNYYTVDSALGHLVFSMKYDVIGDQEHLRLMLRTKMKTYHDVIPISCLTEFPNIVQMAKLVCEEVNVDRFFPVLYPKASRLIVTFDEHVISNNFKFGVIYQKFGQTSEEELFGNNEESPALVEFLEFLGHKIELHDFKGFRGGLDVTHGQTGSESVYHNFHNKEIMFHVSTKLPFTDGDTQQLQRKRHIGNDIVAIVFQEESTPFVPDMIASNFLHAYVVVQVENACSDNVLYKVSVTARDDVPFFGPPLPNPAIFKKGPEFHEFLLTKLINAEYACYKAEKFAKLEERTRSALLETLYEELHINSQAMMGLGGEEDKLENGGGGGGGFFESFKRVIRSRSQSLDTMGLNIRKYTVSNSHSGSFTHNNINHHSPESPKTPGISLLVPGKSPSKYGRRGSAIGIGTIEESLIIPGKSPTRKKSGPFNSRRSSAIGIENIQEVQEKRIAALLSEDRTVLCLSLPSVTLKNGRLIVDPSNSRECSPSTQKTPDSGHASQDPKSENSSNQSSPEVLITKNSSSIYCRAPSIPEAHDLSRSSSNASSFASVVEENETEATEDYDTGMESLSSADTPHKRDSFTYSTWLEDNMSTTSTTISGRTQQLDGGKNQEQNRTDVRIKLERPHDHKSTSNC is encoded by the exons ACTactgatttatttgaaatgattgAGAAAATGCAG AGCAACAGAATGGACGAGCAACGATgcactcttcctcctcctctcaaA ACTGAGGAAGACTACATCCCTTACCCCAGCGTCCATGAG GTTCTCGGCAGAAAGAGTCCATTTCCCTTGATTCTGCTGCCCCAGTTTGGGGGTTATTGGATTGAAGGGACCAATCACGAGCTGAGCAATGGGATTGACCCGGAGCAGCTCCTGTCTCCCACCTCACGTTTCAAACTGGAGTGCAACACCACCGCTAAGATCTACAGGAAACATTTTCTGGGCAAA GAACACTTTAATTATTATACAGTGGACAGTGCCCTGGGCCACCTGGTGTTCTCCATGAAATATGATGTTATCGGGGACCAAGAGCATCTCCGTCTCATGCTCAG aacaaaaatgaaaacatatcACGACGTGATTCCAATATCTTGTCTGACCGAATTCCCTAACATTGTCCAGATGGCCAAG CTCGTCTGTGAAGAGGTGAACGTGGACCGATTTTTCCCGGTGCTTTACCCAAAG GCCTCCAGGCTCATTGTCACTTTCGACGAACACGTCATAAGCAACAACTTCAAGTTTGGAGTCATTTATCAGAAGTTTGGACAG aCTTCAGAGGAGGAGTTGTTTGGGAATAACGAGGAGAGTCCTGCTTTGGTGGAGTTTTTAGAGTTTCTGGGACATAAAATCGAGCTCCATGACTTCAAAGG GTTTCGTGGAGGGTTGGACGTGACACATGGACAGACAGGCTCTGAGTCTGTGTACCACAATTTCCACAACAAGGAGATCATGTTCCATGTGTCAACTAAGCTGCCTTTCACAGACGGTGATACACAGCAG CTACAGAGGAAGAGGCATATAGGAAATGACATTGTGGCCATCGTGTTTCAAGAGGAGAGCACTCCATTTGTGCCAGACATGATTGCTTCCAACTTCCTTCATGCCTATGTAGTGGTGCAAGTGGAAAATGCCTGTTCTGACAACGTCCTCTACAAG GTTTCGGTAACAGCGCGAGATGACGTCCCCTTCTTCGGACCACCCCTCCCCAACCCAGCCATTTTTAAGAAA GGTCCAGAGTTTCACGAATTCTTGCTTACCAAGCTCATCAATGCTGAATACGCTTGTTACAAAGCTGAAAAATTTGCCAAATTAGAG GAGCGCACCCGGTCTGCCCTGCTGGAGACGCTGTATGAGGAGCTGCACATCAACAGTCAGGCCATGATGGGGTTGGGAGGAGAGGAGGACAAACTGGAGAATGGAGGAGGAGGGGGAGGGGGCTTCTTTGAGTCTTTCAAG CGGGTGATCCGCAGCAGGAGCCAGTCTCTGGACACCATGGGCCTCAATATCAGGAAGTACACAGTCTCCAATAGTCACAGCGGCAGTTTCACCCACAACAACATCAACCACCACTCACCAGAGAGCCCCAAAACCCCTGGGATA TCATTGCTTGTCCCAGGCAAAAGTCCCAGTAAATATGGACGGCGTGGCAGTGCCATAGGAATAGGAACCATAGAAGAG TCTTTGATCATTCCTGGAAAAAGCCCAACTAGGAAAAAGTCAGGACCCTTCAACTCTCGGCGTAGCAGTGCTATCGGCATTGAGAACATCCAGGAGGTCCAGGAGAAAAG AATTGCTGCTCTGTTGTCAGAGGACAGGACAgtgctctgtctctctctacCCAGCGTCACTCTCAAGAATGGGAGGCTCATCGTGGATCCCTCCAA CAGTAGAGAGTGCTCCCCCAGCACACAGAAGACTCCCGACAGTGGCCACGCCTCTCAGGACCCCAAGTCCGAAAACTCCTCCAATCAGAGCTCTCCTGAGGTCCTCATCACCAAGAACAG TTCAAGCATTTACTGCCGGGCTCCGTCCATTCCTGAGGCTCATGACCTATCCCGCTCCTCCTCTAATGCCAGCAGCTTTGCTAGTGTGGTAGAGGAGAATGAAACAGAGGCCACAGAGGACTATGACACCGGCATG GAGAGTCTGTCGTCAGCAGATACTCCTCATAAACGAGACTCATTCACATACAGCACATGGCTAGAGGACAACATGAGCACTACCAGTACAACCA TTTCTGGCAGAACTCAACAACTGGATGGTGGAAAGAACCAGGAGCAGAACCGTACAGACGTCCGTATCAAACTTGAGCGACCGCATGACCACAAATCCACATCA AACTGCTAG
- the rap1gapa gene encoding rap1 GTPase-activating protein 1 isoform X2, producing MIYDAPAPCCCTRGIVHLDVMVNELVLEPSQLQVDKTFSRARSLWKQDGGEPCISNTLDPSLFQPSLPHTGPAFLKSNRMDEQRCTLPPPLKTEEDYIPYPSVHEVLGRKSPFPLILLPQFGGYWIEGTNHELSNGIDPEQLLSPTSRFKLECNTTAKIYRKHFLGKEHFNYYTVDSALGHLVFSMKYDVIGDQEHLRLMLRTKMKTYHDVIPISCLTEFPNIVQMAKLVCEEVNVDRFFPVLYPKASRLIVTFDEHVISNNFKFGVIYQKFGQTSEEELFGNNEESPALVEFLEFLGHKIELHDFKGFRGGLDVTHGQTGSESVYHNFHNKEIMFHVSTKLPFTDGDTQQLQRKRHIGNDIVAIVFQEESTPFVPDMIASNFLHAYVVVQVENACSDNVLYKVSVTARDDVPFFGPPLPNPAIFKKGPEFHEFLLTKLINAEYACYKAEKFAKLEERTRSALLETLYEELHINSQAMMGLGGEEDKLENGGGGGGGFFESFKRVIRSRSQSLDTMGLNIRKYTVSNSHSGSFTHNNINHHSPESPKTPGISLLVPGKSPSKYGRRGSAIGIGTIEESLIIPGKSPTRKKSGPFNSRRSSAIGIENIQEVQEKRIAALLSEDRTVLCLSLPSVTLKNGRLIVDPSNSRECSPSTQKTPDSGHASQDPKSENSSNQSSPEVLITKNSSSIYCRAPSIPEAHDLSRSSSNASSFASVVEENETEATEDYDTGMESLSSADTPHKRDSFTYSTWLEDNMSTTSTTISGRTQQLDGGKNQEQNRTDVRIKLERPHDHKSTSNC from the exons AGCAACAGAATGGACGAGCAACGATgcactcttcctcctcctctcaaA ACTGAGGAAGACTACATCCCTTACCCCAGCGTCCATGAG GTTCTCGGCAGAAAGAGTCCATTTCCCTTGATTCTGCTGCCCCAGTTTGGGGGTTATTGGATTGAAGGGACCAATCACGAGCTGAGCAATGGGATTGACCCGGAGCAGCTCCTGTCTCCCACCTCACGTTTCAAACTGGAGTGCAACACCACCGCTAAGATCTACAGGAAACATTTTCTGGGCAAA GAACACTTTAATTATTATACAGTGGACAGTGCCCTGGGCCACCTGGTGTTCTCCATGAAATATGATGTTATCGGGGACCAAGAGCATCTCCGTCTCATGCTCAG aacaaaaatgaaaacatatcACGACGTGATTCCAATATCTTGTCTGACCGAATTCCCTAACATTGTCCAGATGGCCAAG CTCGTCTGTGAAGAGGTGAACGTGGACCGATTTTTCCCGGTGCTTTACCCAAAG GCCTCCAGGCTCATTGTCACTTTCGACGAACACGTCATAAGCAACAACTTCAAGTTTGGAGTCATTTATCAGAAGTTTGGACAG aCTTCAGAGGAGGAGTTGTTTGGGAATAACGAGGAGAGTCCTGCTTTGGTGGAGTTTTTAGAGTTTCTGGGACATAAAATCGAGCTCCATGACTTCAAAGG GTTTCGTGGAGGGTTGGACGTGACACATGGACAGACAGGCTCTGAGTCTGTGTACCACAATTTCCACAACAAGGAGATCATGTTCCATGTGTCAACTAAGCTGCCTTTCACAGACGGTGATACACAGCAG CTACAGAGGAAGAGGCATATAGGAAATGACATTGTGGCCATCGTGTTTCAAGAGGAGAGCACTCCATTTGTGCCAGACATGATTGCTTCCAACTTCCTTCATGCCTATGTAGTGGTGCAAGTGGAAAATGCCTGTTCTGACAACGTCCTCTACAAG GTTTCGGTAACAGCGCGAGATGACGTCCCCTTCTTCGGACCACCCCTCCCCAACCCAGCCATTTTTAAGAAA GGTCCAGAGTTTCACGAATTCTTGCTTACCAAGCTCATCAATGCTGAATACGCTTGTTACAAAGCTGAAAAATTTGCCAAATTAGAG GAGCGCACCCGGTCTGCCCTGCTGGAGACGCTGTATGAGGAGCTGCACATCAACAGTCAGGCCATGATGGGGTTGGGAGGAGAGGAGGACAAACTGGAGAATGGAGGAGGAGGGGGAGGGGGCTTCTTTGAGTCTTTCAAG CGGGTGATCCGCAGCAGGAGCCAGTCTCTGGACACCATGGGCCTCAATATCAGGAAGTACACAGTCTCCAATAGTCACAGCGGCAGTTTCACCCACAACAACATCAACCACCACTCACCAGAGAGCCCCAAAACCCCTGGGATA TCATTGCTTGTCCCAGGCAAAAGTCCCAGTAAATATGGACGGCGTGGCAGTGCCATAGGAATAGGAACCATAGAAGAG TCTTTGATCATTCCTGGAAAAAGCCCAACTAGGAAAAAGTCAGGACCCTTCAACTCTCGGCGTAGCAGTGCTATCGGCATTGAGAACATCCAGGAGGTCCAGGAGAAAAG AATTGCTGCTCTGTTGTCAGAGGACAGGACAgtgctctgtctctctctacCCAGCGTCACTCTCAAGAATGGGAGGCTCATCGTGGATCCCTCCAA CAGTAGAGAGTGCTCCCCCAGCACACAGAAGACTCCCGACAGTGGCCACGCCTCTCAGGACCCCAAGTCCGAAAACTCCTCCAATCAGAGCTCTCCTGAGGTCCTCATCACCAAGAACAG TTCAAGCATTTACTGCCGGGCTCCGTCCATTCCTGAGGCTCATGACCTATCCCGCTCCTCCTCTAATGCCAGCAGCTTTGCTAGTGTGGTAGAGGAGAATGAAACAGAGGCCACAGAGGACTATGACACCGGCATG GAGAGTCTGTCGTCAGCAGATACTCCTCATAAACGAGACTCATTCACATACAGCACATGGCTAGAGGACAACATGAGCACTACCAGTACAACCA TTTCTGGCAGAACTCAACAACTGGATGGTGGAAAGAACCAGGAGCAGAACCGTACAGACGTCCGTATCAAACTTGAGCGACCGCATGACCACAAATCCACATCA AACTGCTAG